Proteins encoded in a region of the Helicobacteraceae bacterium genome:
- a CDS encoding tetratricopeptide repeat protein: MRYSLVCALVISSICVAEEPISHQEEIERYTEQIKSNQTAAAPFMDRAFVYLQLGESKKAIVDFTFAILNDKNARVAYSGRAIAYSMDGKHQEAIKDFTSAIGFGKDITPSYIRRANEYAILKDYPKAIADYTEAIKRDPKNYQARLLRGDAYMNVGATREAIADYTETLRQKRDLAEAYFKRAVAHGRLANTSEALSDYTNGSKYDASAKILTHLLRANVSLKTNDYAKAIDDYNQAYAIEPNNSLVLFLRASAYQRQGNTQEAFDDYSRAIEADPFHSAAYRSRGVMRSDRGERERAIEDFSQAIKFDSKLTNVYLLRAKEYAAANDKQKAFADYSLAIGADPNAAAAYAGRGQIHAANRNFSGAIADFTRAIALNPRDYVSCYERGSAYLKSGNQIKAIADFTRAIRLNSNFVPAFADRGAAYLKNGEARNAIADFTIALRFDETLTEAYGGRGFAYNRVGDYKNAVEDFTKAIQKEPRRADFYYGHGAANNGLKRYKIAIADFNQAIKLNPKYAEAFSARGVSNGELGDYGKAFSDFAQAIKINPSLAETYGARGAIYLKQNKRSAALADFNQAIKLNPKYAEAYASRAELQLNSNLARAIADLSQAVKLDPNNHQLYMKRAAAYNKQRAYEKAIDDLNKASALDKNNAAIYIELGKTNLLIKHRRDAERDAKIACELGECGLLRQLEKR, translated from the coding sequence ATGCGTTATAGTTTAGTTTGCGCGCTCGTTATCTCCTCTATATGCGTTGCCGAAGAGCCTATTTCGCATCAAGAGGAGATCGAGCGATACACCGAGCAGATTAAATCAAACCAAACGGCGGCGGCGCCTTTTATGGATCGAGCCTTTGTTTATCTCCAATTGGGCGAGAGCAAAAAAGCGATCGTCGATTTCACCTTTGCCATCTTAAACGATAAAAACGCGCGCGTAGCTTATAGCGGGCGGGCGATCGCCTACTCTATGGACGGCAAACACCAAGAGGCGATCAAGGACTTTACCTCGGCGATCGGCTTTGGCAAAGATATAACGCCGTCGTATATTCGCCGCGCCAACGAATACGCGATACTTAAAGACTACCCCAAAGCGATCGCCGATTATACGGAGGCGATAAAGCGCGATCCGAAAAACTATCAAGCGCGCCTTTTAAGAGGGGACGCGTATATGAACGTCGGCGCGACGCGCGAAGCGATCGCCGATTATACGGAAACGCTCAGGCAAAAAAGAGACCTCGCCGAAGCCTATTTTAAACGCGCCGTCGCGCACGGCAGGCTCGCCAATACGAGCGAGGCGCTATCCGATTATACGAACGGCTCCAAATACGACGCGAGCGCCAAGATTTTAACCCATCTACTGCGCGCGAACGTTTCGCTCAAAACAAACGATTACGCCAAAGCCATAGACGATTACAACCAAGCCTACGCGATAGAACCGAACAATTCGTTGGTTCTGTTTTTGCGCGCGAGCGCCTATCAACGGCAGGGCAATACCCAAGAGGCGTTTGACGACTATTCCAGAGCGATCGAAGCGGATCCCTTCCATTCTGCGGCTTACCGCTCCAGAGGAGTTATGCGCTCCGATCGCGGCGAACGGGAGAGGGCGATCGAGGACTTTAGCCAAGCGATCAAATTCGACTCCAAGCTAACGAACGTCTATCTTTTGCGCGCAAAAGAATACGCCGCCGCGAACGACAAGCAGAAGGCTTTCGCCGATTACTCTTTGGCGATCGGCGCCGATCCAAACGCGGCGGCGGCGTATGCGGGGCGCGGTCAGATACACGCGGCAAATAGAAATTTTAGCGGAGCGATAGCCGATTTCACGCGGGCGATCGCTCTTAACCCCAGAGATTACGTCTCCTGTTACGAGCGCGGCAGCGCATATCTCAAAAGCGGCAATCAAATAAAGGCGATCGCCGATTTCACGCGGGCAATTCGACTAAACTCCAACTTTGTTCCCGCGTTTGCCGATCGCGGCGCGGCGTATCTGAAAAACGGGGAAGCTAGAAACGCTATAGCGGACTTTACCATCGCGCTTAGATTTGACGAGACGCTTACGGAGGCTTACGGAGGGCGCGGTTTTGCCTATAACCGCGTCGGCGACTATAAAAACGCCGTCGAGGATTTCACAAAAGCCATACAAAAAGAGCCGCGACGGGCGGATTTTTATTACGGACACGGAGCGGCGAATAACGGTCTGAAAAGATACAAAATAGCGATCGCCGATTTCAATCAGGCGATCAAGCTCAATCCCAAATACGCGGAGGCTTTCAGCGCCAGAGGCGTTTCCAACGGAGAGCTGGGCGATTACGGCAAGGCGTTCTCCGATTTTGCGCAGGCTATCAAGATAAATCCCTCGCTTGCCGAAACCTACGGCGCGCGCGGCGCGATATATCTTAAACAAAACAAACGCTCCGCCGCGCTCGCCGATTTCAATCAGGCGATCAAGCTCAATCCCAAATACGCGGAGGCATACGCGAGCAGGGCGGAATTGCAGCTAAACTCCAACTTGGCAAGGGCGATCGCGGATCTATCGCAAGCCGTTAAGTTAGACCCGAATAATCATCAACTATACATGAAACGCGCCGCGGCTTACAATAAACAACGCGCCTACGAGAAAGCGATCGACGATCTAAACAAAGCGTCCGCGTTAGACAAAAATAACGCGGCTATATATATCGAACTCGGAAAAACAAACCTGCTTATAAAACATAGGCGCGACGCGGAAAGAGACGCGAAGATCGCGTGCGAACTTGGCGAATGCGGTTTGCTTAGGCAACTTGAAAAACGCTGA
- a CDS encoding STAS domain-containing protein: protein MTIVGALKKIHNLYGAQIAHSLHGYSPKSFVSDAISGLSVAVIATPLAMAIAIASGLPPEKGLFTAVVAGFFISAFGGSKFQIGGPTAAFAVTVATVYSQFGFDGLAIATIMAGVILIVLGFCKAGILIRFIPYPVITGFTSGITILLIFSQIKDFFGLTIEGELPADFLHRLIAYVEHFDTINLAALAVALASIAIIVLCKRFVPRIPGPVVVVGAMGLLSIVFSPPIETIQSRFGSIPNMLPMPSFPEITFAKLRELFPSALTIALLAGIESLLSAVVADGLAGTRHNSNAELIGQGTANVASALFGGICATGALARTAANIQNGAKTPISGMLHAAWLLLIMFFLAPFIAHVPLAALSGILVVIAWNMSEFKRIKSILKAPKSDAAVLFMTLTLTTLVDLNIAILAGISMASLVFIQKMMEGTQIKSFKDALGDEESDPDAISKKIVPNDTEVYELFGPLFFGVAERLRDTLRIFSKPPKVFILRMRFVPMADAAGLNALEELHNGAAKQGTTLVLSGVNHKVYQNIRRAGLHKLIGEVNICDHIDRALARAGAIVALSEQNSAPI from the coding sequence ATGACGATTGTCGGCGCGTTAAAAAAGATTCACAACCTATACGGAGCGCAAATCGCGCACTCTTTGCACGGCTACTCGCCCAAAAGTTTCGTCTCCGACGCGATTTCGGGATTAAGCGTGGCGGTGATCGCGACGCCGCTTGCTATGGCGATCGCGATCGCGAGCGGACTGCCGCCAGAAAAAGGGCTCTTTACCGCCGTGGTGGCGGGTTTTTTCATCTCCGCTTTCGGCGGCAGCAAGTTTCAAATCGGCGGTCCCACAGCCGCCTTCGCCGTTACCGTGGCGACCGTGTATTCGCAGTTTGGCTTCGACGGACTGGCGATCGCCACGATTATGGCGGGCGTTATTTTGATCGTTTTGGGTTTTTGCAAAGCGGGGATTTTGATCAGATTTATTCCATACCCCGTAATCACGGGCTTTACCAGCGGCATAACGATACTGCTTATTTTCTCGCAGATTAAGGACTTTTTCGGGCTGACGATCGAAGGCGAGCTGCCGGCGGATTTTTTGCACCGCCTTATCGCCTACGTCGAACATTTTGACACGATCAACTTAGCCGCGCTTGCCGTCGCGCTCGCATCGATAGCGATTATCGTCCTATGCAAACGCTTTGTTCCGCGCATTCCCGGTCCAGTGGTGGTCGTGGGCGCGATGGGTTTGCTCTCCATCGTTTTCTCGCCGCCAATCGAGACGATCCAAAGTCGTTTTGGCTCTATTCCAAATATGTTGCCTATGCCGAGCTTTCCCGAAATCACCTTCGCTAAACTCCGCGAGCTTTTTCCCAGCGCGCTGACGATCGCGCTTTTAGCGGGCATAGAGTCGCTGCTTAGCGCGGTGGTGGCGGACGGTTTGGCGGGAACGCGCCACAACTCCAACGCGGAGCTGATAGGGCAGGGGACGGCAAACGTCGCCAGCGCGCTTTTTGGCGGGATATGCGCCACAGGCGCGCTCGCTCGCACCGCCGCGAATATCCAAAACGGCGCGAAAACGCCGATTTCGGGGATGCTACACGCGGCGTGGCTGTTGCTGATTATGTTTTTCCTCGCGCCGTTTATCGCGCATGTGCCGTTAGCGGCGCTCTCCGGCATATTGGTCGTGATCGCGTGGAATATGAGCGAGTTTAAGCGCATAAAGTCAATTCTTAAAGCGCCAAAGAGCGACGCGGCGGTGCTGTTTATGACGCTGACGCTAACGACGCTAGTCGATCTAAACATAGCGATCTTGGCGGGCATATCGATGGCTTCGCTGGTCTTTATTCAAAAGATGATGGAAGGCACGCAGATCAAGTCGTTCAAGGACGCGCTTGGCGACGAGGAGAGCGATCCCGACGCGATTAGCAAAAAGATCGTGCCAAACGACACGGAGGTTTACGAACTGTTTGGTCCGCTGTTTTTTGGCGTGGCGGAGCGGCTGCGCGATACGCTTAGGATATTTTCCAAACCGCCAAAGGTCTTTATCTTGCGAATGCGTTTTGTGCCGATGGCGGACGCGGCGGGCTTAAACGCGCTTGAGGAGCTGCACAATGGCGCCGCTAAGCAGGGGACGACGCTGGTTCTAAGCGGCGTAAATCACAAAGTCTATCAAAACATTCGGCGGGCGGGTCTGCATAAACTGATAGGCGAGGTTAATATCTGCGATCATATCGATCGCGCTCTAGCTAGAGCGGGGGCGATTGTGGCTTTGAGCGAGCAAAATAGCGCGCCGATATAA
- a CDS encoding M48 family metalloprotease, translated as MRAFSLAATLIFASFLLAACAVVGKVAEISSNFVEDPKTAAALKQSGESIGKAAKEISPEEEYYIGRAVGASILARYKLYKGAPKLTAYLNEIVNAIAINSKNPEIYNGYHAAILDSPEINAFATSGGHILIARGLLESAKSEDELAAVIAHEIAHIQLRHSLNAIKTSRWTQAATTTGVSTLSAVGDGKDLGKLSDAFGDIVGDVVSVLVNSGYSKSQEFDADAKALSLLSDAGYDPFALVAMLEELQKNQASRAGGFNKTHPSPTDRIKSVKKHLSKYAAATTKSARVSRYNAAMKK; from the coding sequence ATGAGAGCGTTTAGCTTAGCCGCGACGTTGATCTTTGCCTCTTTTTTGCTCGCCGCTTGCGCCGTAGTCGGCAAAGTGGCTGAAATCAGCTCCAACTTCGTCGAAGACCCAAAAACCGCCGCCGCCCTAAAGCAATCGGGCGAATCGATCGGCAAAGCCGCCAAAGAGATCTCCCCCGAAGAGGAGTATTACATAGGCAGAGCCGTAGGCGCGTCGATCCTAGCTAGATACAAGCTCTACAAAGGCGCTCCAAAACTGACGGCGTATCTCAACGAGATCGTAAACGCTATCGCGATCAACTCTAAAAACCCTGAAATATACAACGGCTATCACGCGGCAATCTTGGACAGCCCCGAAATAAACGCCTTCGCTACGTCCGGAGGTCATATCTTGATCGCGCGCGGACTTTTGGAAAGCGCCAAATCCGAAGACGAGCTGGCGGCGGTTATCGCTCACGAGATCGCGCATATTCAGCTTCGCCATAGCCTTAACGCGATCAAAACTAGCCGCTGGACGCAGGCGGCTACGACTACGGGCGTTTCAACTTTAAGCGCCGTAGGCGACGGCAAAGATTTGGGCAAACTCTCGGACGCTTTCGGCGACATAGTGGGCGACGTAGTCTCCGTTTTGGTTAACAGCGGCTACTCAAAATCGCAAGAGTTTGACGCGGACGCCAAAGCGCTTTCGCTACTATCGGACGCGGGCTACGATCCTTTCGCTCTGGTCGCAATGCTTGAGGAACTACAAAAAAACCAAGCCTCGCGCGCCGGCGGATTTAACAAAACTCACCCATCTCCGACGGATCGGATCAAAAGCGTAAAGAAACATTTAAGCAAATACGCCGCCGCGACTACTAAAAGCGCGAGAGTTTCGCGCTACAACGCCGCTATGAAAAAGTGA
- a CDS encoding AI-2E family transporter, which translates to MNGNRLFLLCLLLITLYLMYKLYLPFLADMAIASLLAIAMSNVNFFIQRFVKYALISSILTTLALALVIFAPIGYVITAASNMISFDSNPVEKIVSYLSTIDASLPESLDFLKPDIKAYIDNLNKSEISATIVFYVRTIGEKSAGFLKDMALIVIFFFFASYYGKRLAAYFQGVLPMNKKEANDIFFEVANVMSVTLYSIVLTAILEGVLFSFIAAAYGYDPLLFGVLYGFGSLVPIVGGALIWLPLALIELANGNAVSALIIAFYSFIIIGAVDIFIKPIIIKYVNRQLVKTPVYFNELLIFFSIVAGLATFGFWGMILGPAITTFFISLLKLHRSIKENSSLELSDR; encoded by the coding sequence ATGAACGGCAATCGACTATTTCTGCTTTGCCTACTGTTAATCACGCTCTATCTGATGTATAAATTATATCTGCCGTTTTTGGCGGATATGGCTATAGCGTCGCTGCTTGCCATAGCTATGTCCAACGTGAACTTTTTTATACAGAGATTTGTAAAATACGCGCTTATCTCTTCTATTCTGACCACGTTGGCGTTGGCGCTTGTTATATTCGCGCCGATAGGATACGTTATAACCGCCGCGAGCAATATGATTAGCTTTGATTCAAACCCTGTGGAAAAGATCGTTTCATATCTCTCTACGATCGACGCTTCGCTACCCGAATCGTTAGATTTTTTAAAACCGGATATAAAAGCGTATATAGACAATCTAAACAAATCTGAAATATCGGCGACAATCGTTTTCTACGTTAGAACCATAGGAGAAAAAAGCGCCGGATTTCTGAAAGATATGGCGCTGATCGTTATATTCTTTTTCTTTGCCTCCTATTACGGCAAAAGGTTGGCGGCGTATTTTCAAGGCGTGCTGCCAATGAACAAAAAAGAGGCGAACGATATATTTTTCGAGGTCGCCAACGTGATGAGCGTAACCTTGTATTCAATCGTATTAACGGCGATCTTAGAAGGCGTTTTGTTTTCATTCATAGCCGCGGCGTATGGCTACGATCCGCTGTTATTCGGCGTTTTATACGGCTTCGGCTCGCTTGTCCCGATTGTGGGCGGGGCGCTTATCTGGCTACCTTTGGCTCTAATCGAGCTTGCCAACGGCAACGCCGTATCCGCGCTTATTATCGCGTTTTACTCGTTTATTATTATCGGAGCGGTCGATATTTTTATTAAACCGATCATCATTAAATACGTTAATCGTCAATTAGTCAAAACGCCGGTTTATTTTAACGAGCTACTGATCTTTTTTTCGATCGTGGCGGGGCTGGCGACATTTGGTTTTTGGGGAATGATATTGGGTCCCGCGATCACAACCTTTTTTATATCGCTGCTGAAACTGCATCGATCGATCAAAGAAAACTCGTCGTTAGAGTTATCGGATCGCTAA
- a CDS encoding adenylate/guanylate cyclase domain-containing protein: MIKSIKSRAKLAAALSIAAVSFAVCVLATATGVFDFLEYKTYDLRANLFASSFKPSDDIIVALLDQASIDWANKERGWSWPWPRKAYAQIVDYMNVGGAKAIAFDVLFSEPSAYGKEDDAAFAASSERFGGVVQAVFFGGGTLGEPLLGEFSVVERVSADRLAFSAQLPIETLRSAARAVGSVTGKPDSDGVFRRYKLFEPLDGEALPSLGAAILIAAGFEEKTVVSDGRFIKWGDYEIPIDENAKALLRFKGDLSRYVPYSAADILQSLEAYSKGEEPLLPPEDFEGKYIAFGFYAPGLYDIFASPISSVYPGAGMHITMLDNMLSGDFIAEFPLWANILICFLSIGSIAFLTLYANRVYLSVAALFAVESALVGLSALFYVKGFWMIVVAPTAGTFAAFVAAALCKYAAERGQKRFIKSAFGQYLSPVVIDALLTDPSKLKLGGEEREMTAIFTDIRGFSTVSEALESPSKLVELLNYYLTVMSDIILDYQGAIDKYEGDAIIGFFGAPIYTPNHAALACKAAIAMKKAELSVNREAIKNGLITQKAIDALIKKYAAPIQTPVYTRIGVNSGDMVVGNMGTQKKMNYTIMGNAVNLAARLEGANKRYDTGGILIGERTKELAGDEFIYRRLSKIRAVGVQTPLRLYELIDLKQNASPLLKETIAQWNIAFDRYENREFAKAFEIFSAIYGENNRDLTAKRYADICDAYAQKAPSAEEWDDGIDNLSEK; encoded by the coding sequence GTGATAAAATCGATTAAAAGCCGCGCCAAACTTGCCGCCGCTCTATCGATTGCGGCGGTAAGTTTCGCCGTTTGCGTTTTAGCTACGGCTACGGGCGTTTTTGATTTCTTGGAGTATAAAACCTACGATCTTAGAGCTAATCTGTTCGCCTCGTCGTTCAAGCCTTCCGACGACATAATAGTAGCGTTGCTCGATCAAGCCAGCATAGATTGGGCTAACAAAGAGCGCGGCTGGTCGTGGCCTTGGCCTCGAAAAGCCTACGCGCAGATCGTCGATTATATGAACGTTGGCGGCGCCAAAGCGATCGCCTTCGACGTGCTGTTTTCCGAGCCGTCGGCATACGGCAAAGAGGACGACGCGGCGTTTGCCGCCTCTAGCGAGAGGTTCGGCGGGGTTGTTCAGGCGGTTTTTTTCGGCGGCGGGACGTTAGGCGAGCCTCTGCTGGGCGAGTTTAGCGTCGTCGAGCGCGTTAGCGCCGATCGATTGGCGTTTTCGGCGCAGTTACCAATCGAAACGCTTCGTAGCGCGGCGCGGGCGGTGGGAAGCGTAACGGGCAAACCGGATTCGGACGGCGTGTTTCGCAGGTATAAGCTATTCGAGCCTTTAGACGGCGAGGCGCTCCCAAGTCTCGGCGCGGCGATCTTGATCGCGGCGGGATTTGAGGAGAAAACGGTCGTCTCCGACGGACGTTTTATCAAATGGGGCGATTACGAAATACCCATAGACGAAAACGCGAAGGCTTTGCTACGCTTCAAAGGGGATTTAAGCCGCTACGTTCCTTATAGCGCCGCCGATATTTTACAGAGCTTAGAGGCTTACTCCAAAGGCGAAGAGCCGCTGTTGCCGCCTGAAGATTTTGAGGGCAAATATATCGCGTTCGGATTCTACGCGCCCGGGCTTTACGACATTTTCGCCTCTCCAATCTCGTCGGTCTATCCGGGCGCTGGCATGCATATCACTATGCTAGACAATATGCTTTCGGGCGATTTTATCGCCGAATTTCCGCTATGGGCGAATATCCTGATCTGTTTTTTATCAATCGGATCGATCGCGTTTTTAACGCTTTACGCGAACCGCGTCTATTTGAGCGTAGCGGCGCTGTTTGCCGTCGAGTCGGCGCTCGTCGGATTAAGCGCTCTTTTCTACGTTAAAGGCTTTTGGATGATTGTCGTCGCGCCGACGGCGGGGACGTTCGCGGCTTTCGTAGCGGCGGCGCTTTGCAAATACGCCGCCGAACGCGGACAAAAACGCTTTATCAAATCCGCCTTCGGGCAGTATCTAAGCCCCGTAGTGATCGACGCGCTTTTAACCGATCCGTCCAAACTAAAACTAGGCGGCGAAGAGCGCGAAATGACGGCGATATTTACCGATATTCGCGGTTTTTCCACCGTATCCGAAGCGCTTGAAAGCCCTTCAAAACTAGTAGAACTGCTCAACTACTACTTAACCGTTATGAGCGACATAATTTTAGATTATCAAGGCGCGATCGATAAATACGAGGGCGACGCGATCATCGGCTTTTTCGGCGCGCCGATCTATACGCCCAATCACGCCGCTTTAGCCTGCAAAGCGGCGATAGCGATGAAAAAAGCGGAGTTGAGCGTTAACCGCGAGGCGATCAAAAACGGCTTAATCACGCAAAAAGCGATCGACGCTCTGATCAAAAAATACGCCGCGCCGATCCAAACGCCCGTATATACGCGAATAGGCGTTAATAGCGGCGATATGGTGGTGGGCAATATGGGAACGCAAAAAAAGATGAACTATACGATTATGGGAAACGCCGTCAATCTAGCCGCGCGTCTGGAGGGAGCCAATAAACGCTACGACACGGGCGGCATATTGATCGGCGAGCGAACCAAAGAGCTTGCCGGCGACGAGTTTATCTATAGGCGTTTAAGCAAAATAAGAGCGGTTGGCGTTCAAACGCCCCTGCGTTTATACGAGCTAATCGATCTTAAGCAAAACGCTTCGCCTTTATTGAAAGAGACGATCGCGCAATGGAATATAGCCTTTGATCGCTACGAAAACCGCGAGTTTGCCAAGGCTTTCGAGATTTTTAGCGCCATATACGGCGAAAATAATCGAGATTTAACGGCTAAACGCTACGCCGATATTTGCGACGCCTACGCCCAAAAAGCGCCTTCGGCGGAGGAGTGGGACGACGGAATCGATAATCTCAGCGAGAAATAG
- a CDS encoding ABC transporter permease: MPKKGLTGFIVRRYLRFDPAQPFISIAAILAFLGVATGVMVLIVAMAIMNGVTKEFREKLFVMNYPITLVPRFGETIDEETVNRLRAEFPDLRFSPYLRSIAMSRKGDMMEGHIVFGVDFEAESKVNPVFARALTKENYAPYEAIAGKTLSDEFALSENEKLLLIFTRVRPAGLALTPAMKRFSVTGTFESGLRAYDKTYFYARYDDLRQILGAEEGKYHGVHIDAKEPTIAIEEIKKAAGAKASAIGWWEQNANFFGALELEKRALFLVLMLIVLVAALNIVSSLLMTTINRRKEIALLTSLGASSREIGKIFFALGATIGLAGIAAGSALGGAALWALDRFDIVSLPADVYGTSKLPLDLSSLDFSLIIAGAFVIVLLSSWYPAKKAAQTDALDVLRNE; this comes from the coding sequence ATGCCAAAAAAAGGCTTAACGGGTTTTATCGTTAGGCGTTACCTTCGCTTCGATCCCGCCCAACCGTTTATATCGATCGCGGCGATTTTGGCGTTTTTGGGCGTGGCGACCGGCGTTATGGTGCTGATCGTGGCGATGGCGATCATGAACGGCGTTACGAAAGAGTTCCGCGAAAAGCTGTTTGTGATGAACTACCCGATCACGTTGGTTCCGCGCTTTGGCGAAACGATCGACGAAGAGACGGTAAATCGTCTGCGCGCCGAGTTTCCCGATTTACGATTCAGCCCGTATCTAAGATCGATCGCGATGAGCCGCAAAGGAGATATGATGGAGGGGCATATAGTTTTCGGCGTTGATTTCGAGGCGGAGAGCAAGGTCAACCCCGTCTTTGCCCGCGCGCTGACCAAAGAAAACTACGCCCCCTACGAAGCGATAGCGGGCAAAACGCTGTCGGACGAGTTCGCCTTAAGCGAAAACGAAAAACTGCTGCTAATCTTTACCCGCGTTCGACCGGCGGGGCTTGCGTTAACGCCCGCGATGAAACGCTTTTCCGTAACCGGAACGTTCGAGTCGGGACTACGCGCTTACGATAAAACCTACTTTTACGCGCGATACGATGATCTGCGCCAAATATTGGGCGCGGAGGAAGGCAAATATCACGGCGTTCATATCGACGCCAAAGAGCCGACGATCGCGATCGAAGAGATCAAAAAAGCGGCTGGCGCCAAAGCGAGCGCTATAGGATGGTGGGAGCAAAACGCTAACTTTTTCGGCGCGCTGGAGCTGGAAAAACGCGCGTTATTTTTGGTTTTGATGCTGATCGTGCTTGTCGCGGCGCTTAATATCGTCTCCTCTTTGCTTATGACCACGATTAACCGTAGAAAAGAGATCGCCCTGCTAACCTCGCTAGGAGCCTCCTCGCGCGAGATCGGCAAGATCTTTTTCGCGTTAGGCGCCACGATCGGTCTCGCCGGTATCGCGGCTGGCTCGGCGCTTGGCGGCGCGGCTCTATGGGCGCTGGATCGCTTCGACATCGTTTCGTTGCCGGCGGACGTTTACGGCACAAGCAAACTGCCGCTCGATCTCTCTTCGCTTGATTTCTCGCTTATTATCGCCGGCGCGTTTGTAATCGTGCTGCTCAGTTCGTGGTATCCCGCGAAAAAAGCGGCGCAAACCGACGCTTTGGACGTTTTGCGCAACGAGTAG